From a single Methanofollis sp. W23 genomic region:
- a CDS encoding PAS domain-containing methyl-accepting chemotaxis protein, translating into METIEITDTISRVLTGDFSKTLDEEQCDAETKPIVAAVNRLIGKLQESEEENTALSAELDNFKRSISENPIPMLFLDADCNVTDDNRAYEEFSGMNRDEVVGMNVNDFKILEQEGDGLKDTFQKKTRGFSKTVVEYPTRVRNAIEYTIPFLDGDGNIESVLMVLVDTTDADDERKRAETLAKEAAKKAQWYQEILDAIPYPITVTDMKMNWTAMNTAFADSFGLNRERLMGQHCSATNGPLCHNDGCAIKQLRKSGKEAITTYFDDGEENFQLDCGYLNNANGERIGHIEVVQDITVIKQQEKEAKENERRLKQSADELAAALDAMAKKDLTAALALRDDDPLKVLKQDFLGTQKEMRDMLGEITRAIQDIDTNTDETSKSSEEIAKAIEQVAIKSQKASDDSKKQLDNFEEAARAMSDLSASVEEIASTCQEVLENTEKGAEVGEQAKNLGQEATSKMQEVVTVAQRAVGEIGKLNSQMQEIDKIVKLITDISNQTNLLALNAAIEAARAGEHGRGFAVVAGEVRNLAGESKKATSNIEGLITAIQGQTEMTARDMEGVYAEINEGIASVEKTLEALNHLVMMSREVKENVTEIAKATEDQANNTNRVTEKVAETKGMTEESMHGIEDMAALTEEVSASAQEVGSGAQEVAEMVGGLSEKVDEFKLE; encoded by the coding sequence GTGGAAACAATAGAGATTACTGATACCATCTCCAGGGTACTGACCGGGGACTTTTCAAAAACCCTCGACGAGGAACAGTGCGACGCAGAGACAAAACCGATCGTTGCGGCAGTGAACAGGCTTATCGGGAAACTGCAGGAGAGCGAAGAAGAGAACACCGCACTCTCCGCAGAGCTCGACAATTTCAAGCGTTCTATATCTGAAAACCCGATCCCGATGCTCTTCCTGGACGCCGATTGTAATGTCACCGACGACAACCGGGCCTATGAAGAATTCAGTGGAATGAATCGTGACGAAGTCGTGGGAATGAATGTCAACGACTTCAAGATCCTCGAACAGGAAGGGGACGGGCTCAAGGACACCTTCCAGAAGAAGACGCGCGGGTTCTCCAAGACGGTCGTCGAGTACCCCACCAGGGTACGGAACGCCATCGAGTACACCATCCCGTTCCTTGATGGAGACGGCAACATCGAGTCCGTCCTCATGGTCCTTGTCGACACCACCGACGCAGATGACGAGAGGAAGCGGGCGGAGACCCTTGCAAAAGAGGCAGCCAAGAAGGCCCAGTGGTACCAGGAGATCCTGGACGCCATCCCGTACCCGATCACCGTCACCGACATGAAGATGAATTGGACGGCGATGAACACCGCCTTTGCAGACTCCTTCGGCCTTAACCGCGAACGCCTGATGGGGCAGCACTGCAGCGCGACCAACGGTCCGCTCTGCCACAATGACGGATGTGCGATCAAGCAGCTCAGGAAGAGCGGAAAGGAAGCGATCACGACCTACTTCGACGACGGCGAGGAGAACTTCCAGCTCGACTGCGGGTATCTTAATAACGCGAACGGTGAGCGGATCGGACATATCGAGGTCGTCCAGGACATCACCGTCATCAAACAGCAGGAGAAGGAGGCCAAAGAGAACGAACGGCGCCTCAAGCAGAGTGCCGATGAACTGGCAGCAGCGCTTGATGCCATGGCGAAGAAAGACCTCACCGCGGCCCTCGCCCTCAGGGACGACGACCCCCTCAAGGTGCTGAAACAAGACTTCCTCGGCACACAGAAAGAGATGCGGGATATGCTCGGTGAGATCACCAGGGCGATCCAGGACATCGACACCAACACCGACGAGACGAGCAAGAGTTCAGAGGAGATCGCAAAGGCGATCGAGCAGGTCGCGATAAAGAGCCAGAAGGCGTCCGACGACTCCAAGAAACAACTCGACAACTTCGAAGAGGCAGCACGTGCGATGTCTGACCTCTCGGCCTCGGTCGAGGAGATCGCCAGCACCTGCCAGGAAGTGCTTGAGAACACCGAGAAGGGTGCTGAAGTCGGAGAACAGGCAAAGAACCTCGGCCAGGAAGCAACCTCTAAGATGCAGGAGGTTGTGACCGTCGCCCAGCGGGCGGTGGGTGAGATCGGCAAACTCAATTCCCAGATGCAGGAGATCGACAAGATCGTCAAGTTGATCACCGACATCTCCAACCAGACCAACCTCCTTGCCCTCAACGCCGCGATCGAGGCGGCACGGGCCGGCGAGCATGGCCGCGGGTTTGCCGTCGTCGCAGGCGAGGTCAGAAACCTTGCCGGCGAGTCGAAGAAGGCGACCAGCAACATCGAAGGCCTTATCACCGCCATTCAGGGCCAGACCGAGATGACGGCCAGGGACATGGAAGGGGTCTATGCCGAGATCAACGAGGGGATCGCCAGTGTCGAAAAGACCCTCGAGGCCCTCAACCACCTGGTCATGATGTCCAGAGAGGTCAAGGAGAACGTGACCGAGATCGCCAAGGCGACCGAGGACCAGGCCAACAACACCAACCGCGTCACCGAGAAGGTAGCCGAAACCAAGGGCATGACCGAGGAGAGTATGCACGGCATCGAAGACATGGCCGCCCTCACTGAGGAAGTCTCCGCTTCGGCCCAGGAGGTCGGGAGCGGCGCCCAGGAAGTCGCCGAGATGGTCGGCGGCCTCAGTGAAAAGGTCGACGAGTTCAAACTCGAGTGA
- a CDS encoding alpha/beta hydrolase, with the protein MGDLTGGNLALTTMVRAYEENLLSPAVAHRWERQPVHQPNDGLDPFLSRETLLTGFTLYANFSVDNPPHRHRHP; encoded by the coding sequence ATGGGCGACTTGACTGGCGGCAACCTTGCCCTCACCACCATGGTCAGAGCCTATGAGGAGAACCTCCTCTCCCCGGCCGTCGCCCACCGGTGGGAGCGACAGCCTGTACACCAACCCAACGATGGCCTCGACCCGTTCCTCTCCCGCGAGACCCTCCTTACCGGGTTCACTCTCTATGCGAACTTCTCGGTCGACAACCCCCCTCATCGTCACCGGCACCCATGA
- a CDS encoding SagB/ThcOx family dehydrogenase, protein MKGCGTSSKALPPLKADAASQDIATFLLGHLGEESGHSKIPPPRGARYKYQGVRPAPPEGDRTNTLLVILTITVLGLVGLMVVFSALQAPEVGAPEKKSEGAQIQLPAPKERGGRAIEEVLATRRSVRDYAETPPGLDDLSQLLWAAQGVTDELREFRTAPSAGALYPLEVYVAVGEVTDLPAGVYRYLPAEHRIESVVEGDVRRDLSGAALNQSAVEDAAAVIAIAGVYERTTGKYGERGVRYVYMEAGHAAQNIYLQATSLGLGTVSIGAFDDDEVKRVLGMNEDERPLYLMPIGRVEG, encoded by the coding sequence ATGAAGGGATGTGGCACGTCTTCGAAGGCGCTCCCGCCCCTGAAGGCCGACGCCGCCAGCCAGGACATCGCGACCTTCCTCCTCGGTCACCTCGGGGAGGAATCCGGCCACTCAAAAATTCCTCCTCCCCGAGGGGCACGGTATAAATACCAGGGCGTACGCCCTGCCCCACCGGAGGGGGACAGAACGAACACCCTGCTGGTTATACTTACAATTACGGTGCTGGGACTTGTCGGACTGATGGTGGTCTTCTCCGCGCTGCAGGCCCCTGAAGTCGGGGCCCCGGAAAAGAAGAGCGAAGGAGCGCAGATACAACTCCCGGCACCCAAGGAGCGTGGGGGGAGAGCAATCGAGGAGGTGCTCGCCACGAGACGGTCGGTGCGAGACTACGCCGAGACGCCGCCGGGCCTCGACGACCTCTCGCAACTCCTCTGGGCGGCGCAGGGGGTGACCGATGAACTGAGAGAGTTCAGGACCGCACCATCGGCCGGGGCGCTGTACCCGCTTGAGGTCTACGTGGCGGTCGGCGAGGTGACCGATCTCCCCGCCGGGGTCTATCGCTATCTCCCAGCCGAGCACCGGATCGAGAGCGTCGTCGAGGGGGACGTCAGGCGCGACCTCTCGGGCGCGGCCCTCAACCAGTCGGCGGTCGAGGACGCCGCGGCTGTCATCGCGATCGCCGGAGTGTATGAGCGGACCACCGGGAAGTACGGCGAGCGGGGGGTCAGGTATGTGTATATGGAGGCCGGGCATGCGGCTCAGAACATCTATCTCCAGGCCACCTCCCTCGGACTCGGGACGGTCTCGATCGGGGCATTCGATGACGACGAGGTGAAGCGCGTCCTCGGGATGAACGAGGACGAGCGCCCGCTCTATCTGATGCCGATCGGGAGAGTCGAGGGGTGA
- a CDS encoding RNA-binding protein — METSKLYVGNLTYSVTEDQLEELFSQYGDVKSVRVIERKGFGFVEMGTPEEAESAKEALNETEFEGRTLRIDEARPPRPRNEYRRY; from the coding sequence ATGGAAACCAGCAAGTTGTATGTCGGAAACCTGACATATTCGGTAACTGAAGATCAGTTGGAAGAATTGTTTTCCCAGTACGGCGACGTCAAGAGCGTCCGCGTCATTGAGCGCAAGGGATTCGGATTCGTTGAGATGGGCACCCCTGAAGAGGCCGAGAGCGCCAAGGAAGCCCTGAACGAGACTGAGTTCGAGGGGCGCACGCTTCGGATTGACGAAGCTCGCCCGCCACGCCCGCGCAACGAATACCGGAGATACTGA
- a CDS encoding AI-2E family transporter → MDPPSEISGTLQALAIMASLFVIVIGMRYSAYIVNLLLISVILTILALPAMDMLRKRGLPDLAAMGVISAVAAVVLIVGVVITVSSLETLLADLPTYQADLQMRLADLTALFQDIGIDASAFTPASFHLADVVTFIEPYAIGLGNALMYLFFILITTMFAVLEIPHISERLKRGLVREPKTFVGIEKMSRLMMDFVIVRTEANLIHGVLFGLSLWLMGIHSAVLWGVLTFILAFIPYIGLIIAALPAIFFAWLQYGLWGAAAVVGIVVILNAVVENPIYAKIASRRFEMPPMVVILSLIIWGWILGLPGMIFAVPITLLLVILLQCSDELRWINDLLGVSGIFGEKACKNGPE, encoded by the coding sequence ATGGACCCCCCCTCAGAGATCTCTGGCACCCTGCAGGCCCTGGCCATCATGGCGTCGCTTTTCGTGATCGTCATCGGGATGCGCTACTCTGCATATATCGTCAACCTCCTGCTCATTTCTGTAATCCTGACCATCCTTGCACTCCCGGCAATGGACATGCTCAGAAAACGGGGCCTGCCCGACCTCGCCGCCATGGGCGTCATCTCGGCCGTCGCCGCAGTGGTGCTGATCGTCGGGGTGGTGATCACGGTCAGTTCGCTTGAGACGCTGCTCGCCGACCTCCCGACCTACCAGGCCGACCTGCAGATGCGTCTTGCCGACCTGACGGCGCTCTTCCAGGACATCGGGATCGACGCTTCGGCATTCACTCCTGCGTCATTCCATCTCGCCGATGTCGTTACGTTCATCGAGCCCTACGCGATCGGGCTTGGGAACGCCCTCATGTACCTCTTCTTCATCCTGATCACGACGATGTTTGCGGTCCTGGAGATCCCCCATATCTCTGAGCGCCTGAAGCGGGGGCTGGTGCGTGAGCCAAAGACCTTCGTCGGGATCGAGAAGATGAGCAGGCTCATGATGGACTTCGTGATTGTGAGGACCGAGGCAAATCTCATCCACGGCGTCCTCTTCGGGCTCTCGCTCTGGCTCATGGGGATCCATTCCGCCGTGCTGTGGGGCGTCCTCACATTTATCCTGGCCTTCATCCCCTATATCGGCCTGATCATCGCCGCCCTCCCGGCAATATTCTTTGCCTGGCTCCAGTACGGGCTCTGGGGGGCGGCGGCGGTCGTGGGGATCGTCGTTATCCTCAACGCCGTCGTCGAAAACCCCATCTATGCCAAGATCGCATCGAGACGGTTTGAGATGCCGCCGATGGTCGTCATCCTCTCGCTCATCATCTGGGGCTGGATCCTCGGGCTTCCAGGCATGATCTTTGCCGTCCCGATCACGCTCCTCCTGGTCATCTTGCTCCAGTGCAGCGACGAACTGCGCTGGATCAACGACCTCCTCGGGGTCTCCGGGATCTTTGGGGAGAAGGCGTGCAAGAACGGTCCTGAGTGA
- a CDS encoding methyltransferase domain-containing protein has product MGIPTIARIRLSLGMVQIAMNMLWEVDRGRKSPLSPAATEILYSAYFYRICMGDVAGMLDVSRSTATDLINHLEKEGYVHRVRNPDDRRAYYIVPTRKGEEWLLAIEGRLFAYFEEGMAQLTGEEQQEFARLCAKFTGVHDGTSFSSVLRDLKRSRDRLHVPMTVVREGRLLRLEEVADARYHADEDHQVIQMFEKRVPETDDGIQDEMIVEIYEEMQKNLRDAGHLPVEGLFESGIKAGTALEIGPGPGYLGLEWLKATEETRLVGLEISRAMIASAEKNAEGYGLAARVRYQEGNALAMPFEDSVFDAVFSNGSLHEWESPERVFDEIFRVLKVGGRFCITDLRRDLSPGIYRQMYESCEPPEIRPGFETSVRAAYTREEIMDLLRRSHLAGWQVIAHPYGLVIHGKKA; this is encoded by the coding sequence ATGGGCATACCCACAATCGCACGCATCCGCCTCTCGCTGGGAATGGTGCAGATCGCCATGAATATGCTCTGGGAGGTAGACCGGGGACGAAAAAGTCCTCTCTCCCCTGCCGCCACGGAGATCCTCTACTCAGCCTACTTCTACAGAATCTGTATGGGTGATGTCGCCGGCATGCTCGATGTGTCCCGGAGCACTGCCACCGATCTCATCAACCATCTCGAAAAAGAGGGATATGTCCACAGGGTTCGCAACCCGGATGACCGACGGGCCTACTATATTGTCCCCACCAGAAAAGGGGAAGAGTGGCTCCTTGCGATTGAAGGACGCCTCTTCGCTTACTTCGAAGAGGGGATGGCGCAGTTGACAGGGGAAGAGCAGCAGGAGTTTGCCCGACTGTGTGCGAAGTTCACCGGCGTCCATGACGGGACGTCGTTTTCAAGCGTGCTTCGGGATCTGAAACGATCACGGGACCGCCTGCATGTGCCGATGACGGTCGTGAGAGAGGGCAGACTCCTGAGACTCGAAGAAGTGGCCGATGCACGCTATCATGCAGATGAAGATCATCAGGTGATACAGATGTTTGAAAAGAGAGTACCGGAAACCGATGACGGCATCCAGGACGAGATGATCGTCGAGATCTATGAAGAGATGCAGAAGAACCTGAGGGACGCGGGGCACCTCCCTGTCGAAGGACTTTTCGAATCCGGGATCAAAGCAGGTACGGCCCTTGAAATCGGTCCGGGCCCAGGCTATCTCGGTCTTGAATGGCTGAAGGCAACCGAAGAGACCAGGCTGGTTGGTCTTGAGATCAGTCGGGCGATGATCGCCTCTGCAGAAAAGAACGCCGAAGGCTACGGTCTTGCGGCGCGGGTCCGTTATCAGGAAGGCAATGCTCTTGCGATGCCGTTTGAAGACAGCGTCTTTGATGCGGTCTTTTCAAACGGCTCTCTCCACGAATGGGAGTCTCCGGAAAGGGTTTTCGATGAGATCTTCCGCGTCTTGAAGGTGGGCGGGCGATTCTGCATCACCGACCTCAGGCGCGATCTCTCCCCTGGGATCTACCGGCAGATGTACGAGTCCTGCGAACCCCCTGAGATCAGGCCCGGCTTTGAGACCTCGGTCAGAGCGGCGTATACCAGGGAGGAGATCATGGATCTGCTCAGGCGTTCGCACCTGGCCGGCTGGCAGGTGATCGCCCATCCCTACGGGCTGGTGATACACGGAAAGAAAGCGTGA
- a CDS encoding ABC-ATPase domain-containing protein has protein sequence MACETIQPAGRLRDILRRIDGRGYKAYKDCEGAYAFDDFSLIIDHAQGDPFAAPSRVRVRVAANVAGFPAGCVSTKTREVAFRDFLARGFAAAIDAAGPNRRGSGKSGQIAVARPGQEVLERSSVVVTAEHAVEVRFTVGLPARGRSVLGRQADAIFFEDVPALVRASLLYSAVDAAALDRHLKVSEDADHLRAALHDRGLVAFVADGAVLPRASGVDDRPLRNAVPFTSPPSLRIEIALPNRGTVAGMGMPAGITLIVGGGFHGKSTLLRAIERGVYTHVPGDGREYVVADPTAVKIRAEDGRRVEQVDISPFIADLPDGRDTRAFSTENASGSTSQAANIMEALETGTRLLLIDEDTAATNMMIRDRRMQELVADEQEPITPFIDRARALYHDLGVSTVLVIGGSGDYFDIADTVVCMQAYRPEDATARAQAIAARYASERFTSPKKGFGTFMRRVPEARSIDARKGRRDAKVAADGVRGIRFGVHEVDLSAVAQVVDPAQTAAIAHGMLMAKRLMNRGSTLEEVVQAVAAEVEREGLDVLTSHPVGGLAGFRPFELAAALNRLRTFRAGQKE, from the coding sequence ATGGCCTGTGAGACGATACAACCGGCCGGACGGCTCAGGGACATCCTGAGACGGATCGACGGCCGCGGATACAAGGCATACAAAGACTGCGAGGGGGCCTACGCCTTCGACGACTTCTCCCTCATCATCGACCACGCCCAGGGCGACCCCTTCGCCGCCCCGAGCCGCGTGCGGGTGCGGGTGGCGGCAAACGTCGCAGGCTTCCCGGCCGGGTGCGTCTCGACCAAGACCCGCGAGGTGGCCTTCAGGGACTTCCTTGCCAGGGGTTTTGCTGCGGCCATCGACGCCGCGGGCCCAAACCGCCGGGGGAGCGGGAAGAGCGGGCAGATCGCCGTCGCCCGTCCCGGCCAGGAGGTGCTGGAACGCTCCTCGGTCGTCGTCACCGCGGAGCACGCCGTCGAAGTCCGGTTCACCGTCGGGCTCCCGGCACGCGGCCGGAGCGTGCTCGGGCGGCAGGCGGATGCGATCTTCTTCGAGGATGTCCCGGCCCTCGTGCGTGCCTCCCTCCTCTACTCCGCCGTCGACGCCGCCGCCCTCGACCGCCACCTCAAAGTGAGCGAGGACGCCGACCACCTCAGGGCCGCGCTGCATGACCGCGGCCTCGTCGCCTTCGTCGCCGACGGCGCCGTCCTCCCGCGGGCAAGCGGGGTGGACGACCGGCCCCTCCGCAACGCCGTTCCCTTCACCTCGCCGCCCTCCCTGCGGATCGAGATCGCTCTCCCCAACCGCGGCACCGTCGCCGGCATGGGCATGCCGGCCGGCATCACCCTCATCGTCGGCGGCGGCTTCCACGGCAAGTCCACTCTGCTGCGGGCGATCGAGCGCGGCGTTTACACCCACGTCCCGGGCGACGGCCGGGAGTACGTCGTCGCCGACCCCACCGCCGTGAAGATCCGCGCCGAGGACGGCCGCCGGGTGGAGCAGGTCGATATCTCGCCCTTCATCGCCGACCTTCCCGACGGCCGGGACACCCGCGCCTTCTCCACCGAGAACGCGAGCGGGAGCACCTCGCAGGCGGCCAACATCATGGAAGCCCTGGAGACCGGCACCCGCCTCCTCCTCATCGACGAGGACACCGCGGCGACGAACATGATGATCCGCGACCGACGGATGCAGGAACTCGTCGCCGACGAGCAGGAACCGATCACGCCCTTCATCGACCGGGCGCGGGCACTGTACCACGACCTCGGCGTCTCGACCGTGCTCGTCATCGGGGGGTCTGGCGACTACTTCGACATCGCCGACACCGTCGTCTGCATGCAGGCCTACCGCCCTGAAGACGCCACCGCACGGGCGCAGGCGATCGCCGCGCGCTATGCCTCGGAACGGTTCACCTCACCCAAAAAAGGGTTTGGCACCTTCATGCGGCGGGTGCCCGAGGCGCGGAGCATCGACGCGCGCAAAGGCAGACGGGACGCAAAGGTCGCGGCCGACGGTGTTCGCGGGATCAGGTTCGGTGTCCACGAGGTCGACCTCTCGGCCGTGGCCCAGGTCGTCGACCCGGCCCAGACTGCAGCCATCGCCCATGGCATGCTCATGGCAAAGCGCCTGATGAACAGAGGTTCGACCCTCGAAGAGGTGGTGCAGGCCGTCGCCGCCGAGGTCGAGAGAGAAGGCCTCGACGTCCTCACCTCCCACCCGGTCGGCGGACTTGCGGGTTTCAGGCCCTTCGAACTCGCCGCGGCCCTCAACCGCCTCCGGACCTTCAGGGCCGGGCAGAAAGAGTAG
- a CDS encoding DUF3883 domain-containing protein: MNTPQLSYSTFHRQYLRFKKAIYLEFGEHFDSFHTGEPLKQEGYKVEISRQGRRILEFENWNEDNIGTGKILRHVIAAIEINNPTLDIRNNLVQWENRRGEEGRPHQSLYTALEDPAQTAAYEKTLFELYHEQIPHAEAFERIVDHAGRQYAYVAYLFFLLDPDRYLPIATRNFDRAFEMLDAPLKTSQKCSWENYTAYLAVMEQVRTALIGEGVENVSLLDAHSFCWMLATLPLPEDREPSVRPTFEHFECASLQNNAKSSGDLIDFEESGRKRGYLRGLAEEIVLEFERERLRDAGCIDLAKRVRLVSDDHRRGYDIASFETDGTPRYVEVKAVRKNSEGVRFYVTENEFEKCQTLAPYFFYFVSGVLDEPEIRYLRSEELPEDALQPV; this comes from the coding sequence CTCATATTCTACGTTTCATCGCCAGTATCTCAGGTTCAAAAAAGCAATCTACCTGGAGTTCGGCGAACACTTTGACTCATTCCACACCGGCGAACCCCTGAAGCAGGAAGGTTATAAGGTTGAGATCTCTAGACAGGGGCGGAGGATCCTCGAATTCGAGAACTGGAATGAGGACAACATTGGCACAGGCAAGATCCTCCGGCATGTTATCGCCGCGATCGAGATCAATAACCCCACCCTTGATATACGTAATAATCTGGTGCAATGGGAAAACCGCCGGGGCGAGGAGGGGCGCCCCCATCAGTCTCTGTACACAGCACTGGAAGATCCAGCACAGACAGCAGCGTACGAAAAAACCCTTTTTGAGTTGTATCATGAACAGATCCCTCATGCCGAGGCCTTCGAGCGGATCGTCGACCATGCAGGACGACAGTATGCCTATGTTGCGTACCTCTTCTTCCTCCTCGACCCTGACCGCTATCTGCCCATCGCTACCAGAAACTTCGACCGGGCCTTCGAGATGCTCGATGCCCCGCTCAAGACATCGCAGAAGTGTTCATGGGAGAACTACACGGCCTATCTTGCCGTCATGGAACAGGTCCGCACCGCCTTGATCGGCGAGGGGGTGGAGAATGTCTCGCTCCTCGACGCTCATTCTTTCTGCTGGATGCTTGCTACACTCCCCCTCCCTGAAGATAGAGAACCGTCAGTCAGACCGACATTCGAGCATTTTGAGTGCGCATCCTTACAAAACAACGCAAAAAGTTCTGGCGACCTTATCGATTTTGAGGAGTCGGGCAGGAAGAGGGGGTATCTCAGGGGACTTGCCGAAGAGATCGTGCTGGAGTTTGAGAGAGAACGTCTGCGAGACGCCGGGTGCATCGATCTGGCCAAACGGGTGCGTCTGGTCTCAGACGACCACCGTCGTGGGTATGATATCGCCTCCTTTGAGACCGACGGTACCCCACGATATGTCGAGGTGAAAGCGGTCAGGAAGAACAGTGAAGGCGTCCGTTTCTATGTGACCGAGAATGAATTCGAGAAGTGTCAGACCCTTGCACCGTACTTCTTCTACTTTGTCAGCGGCGTCCTGGACGAACCTGAGATCAGGTATCTCAGGAGCGAAGAACTCCCAGAGGACGCTCTTCAGCCGGTGTGA